The following are from one region of the Lentimicrobium sp. L6 genome:
- a CDS encoding tetratricopeptide repeat protein — translation MKAKIIITCLAVLFSLGSFAQDFSNKIITAQDLYAEAKYDTAAVVYQSIIDSGYQSPELYYNLGNTYFKLQEIPSAILYYEKALKLKPSDENIIFNLQLCNSMIPDRIEEIPRLFFINWYQSLYNHFPIDVWAKIGLILFSFFALLLTIYFLSNKIIIKKLGFWTAFVFLSLSVFTFFLTYQKYSSFKQHDEAIIFTPSITVKSSPAKSSVDLFVIHEGTKVSILDQVGEWKKIKIQNGSIGWIESENMEII, via the coding sequence ATGAAAGCAAAAATAATCATTACTTGTCTTGCGGTCTTATTTTCTTTGGGGTCTTTTGCACAAGATTTCTCAAACAAAATTATTACTGCCCAAGACTTATATGCTGAAGCAAAATACGATACAGCAGCAGTAGTTTATCAATCCATAATCGACAGCGGATATCAATCTCCAGAACTATATTACAACTTAGGCAATACCTATTTTAAATTGCAGGAAATACCAAGTGCCATATTGTATTACGAAAAAGCTTTAAAGCTGAAACCCAGCGATGAAAACATTATTTTTAATCTTCAACTATGTAATTCAATGATTCCAGATAGAATTGAAGAAATACCTAGATTATTTTTCATTAATTGGTATCAAAGCCTATACAATCATTTCCCCATAGATGTATGGGCAAAAATAGGATTGATCCTATTTTCATTTTTCGCATTGCTACTAACCATATATTTCCTCTCCAACAAAATCATTATCAAGAAATTAGGTTTTTGGACTGCATTTGTATTTTTAAGCTTATCTGTATTTACTTTTTTTCTGACTTATCAGAAGTACTCATCTTTTAAACAGCATGATGAAGCCATTATCTTCACTCCTAGCATCACTGTAAAAAGTTCTCCCGCCAAAAGCAGTGTCGATTTATTTGTTATTCATGAAGGAACAAAAGTGAGCATACTTGATCAGGTAGGTGAGTGGAAGAAAATCAAAATTCAGAATGGAAGCATTGGTTGGATCGAGAGCGAAAACATGGAAATTATATAG
- a CDS encoding BatD family protein encodes MKRIIIFFILMLGLYGIQMQAAEVDFKVSAPAQVRLGERFRLTYQINADVDQFTPPALSGLQILSGPSRGQNSSIQIINGKVSQNINVSYTYILAATQEGKVEIPAAEIKVNGKSYQSTTKTINVVKAGQSPNQSTKTQSSSNENKGSLKADDVYIKAFSNKKSAYLGEQIIVSYRIYTKVPVSNLSIDKLSSFNGFWNVELLENNGKLNQRNEIINGEEYIVADLKRTALFPQKTGKLEIEPMSLSCVVQVQTSNKRTSSNDPFFDSFFNDPFFSNNYRNIEKTLFSNQLNLEIKDLPNANKPVNFTGAVGQYSLGSNIDHRELMANEAITLKYTISGQGNVDLLPDLNVSFPADFEVYDPKISTKTRKNKEGINGYKTYEYTVIPRSAGTYEIPTVEFSYFDPVKKQYKKLSSDSYEIKVNKSNNTNQQNVTYGGSSKEDIRYIGKDIRYIFLMPFELEPYEHFFFGSYSFYILLISPIIIMLFIIMVWQRERKRRGNTSLMKNKNATKVAKKRLKKSHEFLKAHQEADFYNEIGQALWGYVSDKFNIPLSELSSDTVNDKLLEKGVNENVIREFIDTLNNSEFARFAPGDKDSMMEKVYQQGLNIISKIEDQLK; translated from the coding sequence ATGAAGCGAATCATCATATTTTTCATCCTCATGCTTGGCTTGTATGGCATACAAATGCAAGCAGCAGAAGTGGACTTTAAGGTTTCCGCACCAGCTCAAGTGCGACTTGGAGAACGATTTCGACTCACTTATCAGATTAACGCTGATGTGGATCAGTTTACACCTCCAGCTTTATCAGGGCTACAAATACTTAGTGGACCCAGCCGAGGACAGAATAGCAGTATTCAGATCATCAACGGAAAGGTTTCTCAGAATATAAATGTCAGTTATACTTATATACTAGCTGCAACACAAGAGGGTAAAGTTGAAATTCCCGCTGCAGAAATTAAGGTTAATGGAAAATCCTATCAATCCACAACTAAAACTATCAATGTTGTTAAAGCAGGACAAAGTCCTAACCAATCTACTAAGACACAAAGCTCATCTAATGAAAACAAAGGAAGTCTAAAAGCTGACGATGTGTATATAAAGGCGTTCAGCAATAAAAAATCAGCATATCTTGGCGAACAAATCATAGTTTCTTATAGAATTTACACCAAAGTCCCAGTTTCAAATTTAAGCATAGATAAACTTTCGTCTTTCAATGGTTTCTGGAATGTAGAGCTATTGGAAAATAATGGAAAACTAAATCAAAGAAATGAAATCATTAATGGAGAAGAATATATTGTTGCGGATTTAAAAAGGACAGCATTATTTCCTCAAAAAACAGGCAAGTTAGAAATTGAACCCATGTCCTTGTCTTGTGTAGTGCAAGTTCAAACGAGTAATAAAAGAACTTCATCCAACGATCCTTTCTTCGATAGCTTCTTTAATGATCCCTTTTTTAGTAATAATTACAGAAATATTGAAAAGACACTTTTTTCTAATCAGTTGAATTTAGAAATAAAAGACCTCCCAAATGCCAACAAGCCCGTAAATTTTACAGGAGCTGTAGGCCAATATTCCTTAGGTTCTAATATCGATCATAGAGAACTAATGGCCAATGAAGCCATCACCTTGAAGTATACCATTAGTGGCCAAGGCAATGTGGATTTACTTCCTGATTTAAATGTCAGTTTTCCTGCAGATTTCGAGGTTTACGATCCTAAGATTTCTACAAAAACCAGAAAAAACAAAGAAGGTATTAATGGTTACAAAACTTATGAATACACCGTAATACCAAGAAGTGCTGGAACCTATGAAATTCCTACTGTTGAGTTCTCCTATTTCGACCCCGTTAAAAAACAATATAAAAAATTAAGTAGTGATTCTTATGAAATAAAGGTGAATAAATCTAATAATACCAATCAGCAAAATGTAACTTACGGAGGAAGCTCAAAAGAAGACATTCGTTATATTGGAAAGGATATTAGATACATATTCCTAATGCCATTCGAATTGGAACCATATGAGCATTTTTTCTTTGGCTCTTATTCATTCTATATTCTTCTTATCAGCCCTATTATTATCATGCTATTTATCATCATGGTATGGCAGCGAGAAAGAAAAAGAAGAGGAAATACCAGTTTAATGAAAAACAAAAACGCTACAAAAGTGGCCAAAAAACGATTGAAAAAATCTCATGAGTTTTTAAAGGCACACCAAGAAGCAGACTTCTATAATGAAATAGGCCAAGCTTTATGGGGCTATGTGAGTGACAAATTCAACATTCCACTATCGGAATTATCCAGCGATACTGTAAATGATAAATTGTTAGAAAAAGGAGTTAATGAAAATGTGATTCGAGAATTTATTGATACATTAAATAATAGTGAATTTGCACGCTTTGCACCAGGTGATAAAGATAGTATGATGGAAAAAGTCTATCAACAAGGATTAAATATCATCAGTAAAATTGAAGACCAATTAAAATAA
- a CDS encoding tetratricopeptide repeat protein translates to MNNTNRNIVLFFILLGFIIPMTSLAQSDKKLVRQGNKEFQNGNFNEAEINYRKALDKNPQKQSAQFNLGDALYEQENYEKAAEVFANSSVEKISNFEKSNTAYNLGNSFLKGGKLNESIAAYKQALKFNPENEEARYNLEYARQKQAQQEQQNQDQNKDDKQDQDKDKQDQNQDQQEQNKDQQEQNQDQQQQDQQNQDQQQQDQQNQQGNQNEQQAQKISKKDAERMLEALKNNEKKTLEKLKKEKKKNAKVIKSEKDW, encoded by the coding sequence ATGAATAATACAAACAGAAATATTGTCTTGTTTTTTATCCTGCTTGGATTCATCATACCAATGACGAGTCTAGCACAATCAGACAAGAAATTGGTTCGCCAAGGAAATAAAGAGTTCCAAAATGGGAACTTCAACGAAGCTGAGATTAACTACCGTAAAGCTTTGGATAAGAATCCTCAGAAACAATCGGCACAGTTCAACTTAGGTGATGCTTTATATGAACAAGAAAACTACGAAAAAGCGGCAGAAGTCTTTGCTAACAGCAGTGTTGAGAAAATATCTAATTTTGAAAAATCCAATACGGCCTATAATCTTGGAAACTCCTTTTTAAAAGGAGGAAAGCTGAACGAAAGTATTGCGGCCTATAAGCAAGCTTTAAAATTTAATCCTGAAAACGAAGAAGCTCGTTATAATTTGGAATATGCTCGCCAAAAGCAAGCTCAACAAGAGCAACAAAATCAAGATCAAAATAAAGACGACAAGCAAGATCAGGATAAGGACAAGCAAGATCAGAATCAAGATCAACAGGAACAAAACAAAGACCAACAGGAGCAAAACCAAGATCAGCAACAACAAGATCAACAGAACCAAGACCAACAGCAGCAAGATCAACAAAATCAACAAGGCAACCAAAACGAACAACAAGCGCAAAAGATTAGTAAAAAAGATGCAGAACGAATGTTGGAAGCTTTAAAGAATAATGAAAAGAAAACTTTAGAGAAACTGAAAAAAGAAAAGAAAAAGAATGCCAAAGTTATTAAGTCGGAAAAAGATTGGTAA
- a CDS encoding VWA domain-containing protein, with protein sequence MIKFEDINYLYWLAALPVFFVLFYYMILQRKARMKKLGELSLVKKLMPEQPKQKLWWKFGVYSVIYTFIIIGLANPQIGSKLDKVERQGVDLMIALDVSNSMLAEDIKPNRLERAKRAISKLVDQLEGDRIGIVVFAGRAYTQLPITSDYSAAKLFINTIDTDVVPTQGTSIGQAINLSMEAFEKSKHDKAIIVITDGEDHEDNPVAAAEEAVKNNISVYTIGIGLPEGAPIPTYSNGQKTGFKKDLSGKTVVTKLDEITLQKVAAAGKGIYVRANNTTAGLKDVFDRINKMEKQKYEAKIFSDYEDRFQIFLALALFFLVMDLFITDKRSKWAGRFNIFETKTSKNE encoded by the coding sequence ATGATAAAATTTGAAGACATAAACTATTTGTATTGGCTAGCAGCCTTGCCCGTTTTCTTCGTGCTTTTCTATTATATGATTTTGCAGAGGAAAGCCAGAATGAAAAAACTGGGTGAATTATCATTAGTAAAAAAACTAATGCCGGAACAACCTAAGCAGAAACTGTGGTGGAAATTTGGTGTCTACTCCGTAATATATACATTTATCATTATTGGTTTAGCCAATCCACAAATAGGAAGTAAGCTAGATAAGGTAGAGAGACAAGGAGTGGATTTGATGATTGCCTTGGATGTATCCAATAGTATGTTGGCGGAAGACATCAAACCCAACAGGTTAGAAAGAGCCAAACGGGCCATCAGTAAGCTAGTTGACCAGCTCGAGGGAGACAGAATAGGAATTGTAGTATTTGCCGGAAGAGCTTATACTCAATTACCCATCACCTCGGACTATAGCGCAGCCAAACTCTTTATCAATACCATAGATACAGACGTAGTCCCAACACAAGGGACTAGTATTGGACAAGCCATCAATTTATCGATGGAGGCTTTTGAAAAGAGTAAGCATGACAAGGCTATTATCGTCATTACTGATGGAGAAGACCATGAGGACAATCCAGTAGCTGCAGCTGAGGAGGCTGTTAAAAATAACATCAGTGTTTATACCATTGGTATCGGTTTACCAGAAGGCGCTCCTATTCCGACTTATTCTAATGGCCAAAAGACGGGTTTCAAAAAGGACTTAAGCGGAAAAACCGTTGTAACCAAGCTCGATGAAATCACGCTTCAAAAAGTAGCTGCCGCTGGAAAAGGAATATATGTCCGAGCCAATAACACCACTGCAGGTTTAAAAGATGTATTTGATCGCATCAATAAAATGGAAAAGCAAAAATACGAGGCCAAAATCTTCTCCGATTATGAAGATCGTTTTCAAATATTCTTAGCCTTAGCTTTATTTTTCTTAGTGATGGATTTATTTATCACCGACAAACGTAGCAAATGGGCTGGCAGATTTAATATTTTCGAAACAAAAACAAGCAAAAATGAATAA
- a CDS encoding VWA domain-containing protein has product MDFANPGYFWLLLLIPALTAWYWWKHKGNFAKMRISSLENLKGAPISLRQRLIHLPFALKMLVLGLLVIAIARPQTSSKREDVSVEGIDIMMALDVSSSMLAQDLKPNRLEASKKVAIDFSKGRPNDRMGLVIFSGEAFTQCPLTTDHTVLGSLFTNVKSGMIEDGTAIGDGLATAISRLKDSKAISKVIILLTDGVSNMGALDASSAAEIAKMYGIRVYTIGVGTMGTAPYPVQTPFGTQMQQMEVKIDEPLLKQVAALTDGRYFRATSNKKLQEIYQAIDELEKSKIDVTVFSKKGEEFHIWAIAAALLFLLLLILKYTWLKTLP; this is encoded by the coding sequence ATTGATTTCGCAAATCCGGGATATTTCTGGCTCCTTTTACTCATTCCTGCTCTTACCGCATGGTATTGGTGGAAGCATAAAGGTAATTTTGCCAAAATGAGAATTTCTAGTTTGGAGAACCTAAAAGGCGCTCCAATCAGCTTACGCCAAAGACTTATTCATCTTCCCTTTGCACTAAAAATGCTAGTACTTGGCTTACTCGTTATTGCGATTGCCAGACCTCAAACCAGCAGCAAAAGAGAGGATGTCTCCGTAGAAGGTATCGACATCATGATGGCATTGGATGTTTCCAGCAGTATGTTAGCACAAGACCTCAAGCCCAACCGTTTGGAAGCTTCTAAAAAAGTAGCCATTGACTTCTCCAAAGGAAGACCCAACGACAGAATGGGATTGGTGATATTTAGTGGAGAAGCTTTTACACAATGCCCTTTAACTACTGACCATACCGTCCTTGGTAGTTTATTCACAAATGTTAAAAGTGGAATGATAGAGGATGGTACAGCCATTGGCGACGGACTTGCCACAGCCATTTCTCGTTTAAAAGATAGTAAGGCCATTAGTAAAGTCATCATATTACTAACTGATGGAGTGAGCAATATGGGAGCTTTGGATGCTTCTTCGGCTGCTGAAATTGCAAAAATGTATGGCATTAGAGTTTATACCATAGGTGTGGGAACTATGGGAACTGCTCCCTACCCTGTTCAAACTCCTTTTGGAACTCAGATGCAACAAATGGAAGTAAAAATAGATGAACCATTACTGAAACAAGTAGCGGCATTAACTGATGGTAGATATTTTAGAGCGACAAGCAATAAAAAGCTACAAGAAATCTATCAAGCCATCGATGAATTGGAGAAGTCAAAAATAGACGTAACGGTATTTAGTAAAAAAGGAGAAGAATTTCATATTTGGGCTATAGCGGCCGCTTTATTATTTCTTCTACTCCTTATATTAAAGTATACTTGGTTAAAAACATTGCCTTAA
- a CDS encoding DUF58 domain-containing protein, translating to MTAKEIFKKVRKIEIKTRGLSNQIFAGQYHSSFKGRGMAFSEVREYQYGDDVRNIDWNVTARFNHPFIKIFEEEREMTVMLLIDVSASHQFGTVESFKQDVLTEISAVLAFSAIKNNDKVGVIFFSDKIEKFIPPKKGSTHILRIIRELVDFKAESKGTDVSEALKFLTNAIKKRCTAFVLSDFKSPNFKDALKIASNKHDLMAVRIFDQRENEIPNVGLIQVEDSETGETKWIDTASAAIRRFYADSARKNEILTKETFKKSGVDLAEISTGTDYVKPLVAMFKKREARA from the coding sequence TTGACTGCAAAAGAGATATTTAAGAAGGTTCGAAAGATAGAAATCAAAACCAGAGGATTGAGTAATCAAATCTTTGCTGGCCAATATCACTCTTCTTTTAAAGGAAGGGGAATGGCTTTTAGCGAGGTTCGAGAATATCAATATGGCGATGATGTGCGTAATATCGATTGGAATGTAACTGCGCGTTTCAACCACCCTTTCATCAAAATATTTGAGGAGGAGCGAGAAATGACAGTAATGTTATTGATTGATGTTTCGGCTTCTCATCAGTTTGGTACTGTAGAATCTTTTAAACAAGATGTACTTACAGAAATATCTGCTGTTCTTGCTTTCTCAGCCATTAAAAATAATGATAAAGTAGGTGTTATTTTCTTTAGCGATAAGATTGAAAAATTCATTCCACCTAAAAAAGGAAGTACACATATTTTAAGAATCATTAGAGAATTGGTGGATTTCAAAGCGGAGAGTAAAGGAACGGATGTTTCTGAAGCTTTGAAATTCTTAACCAATGCCATTAAAAAACGTTGTACTGCTTTTGTGCTATCCGATTTCAAAAGCCCCAACTTTAAGGACGCTTTAAAAATTGCCAGCAATAAGCATGATTTAATGGCGGTTCGGATTTTCGACCAAAGAGAAAATGAAATTCCTAATGTGGGTTTAATTCAAGTGGAAGATTCCGAAACAGGAGAAACCAAATGGATAGATACCGCTAGTGCTGCCATCCGAAGATTCTATGCTGATTCTGCCCGAAAGAATGAAATCCTAACCAAAGAAACTTTCAAAAAATCGGGAGTCGATTTGGCAGAAATTAGCACTGGAACTGATTATGTTAAGCCTTTGGTGGCCATGTTTAAAAAACGAGAAGCACGAGCCTAA
- a CDS encoding MoxR family ATPase, translated as MMQTDIRELNERIRLESSFIDVLSLEMNKVIVGQKHMTESLMIGLLSNGHILLEGVPGLAKTLAITTLSKAVDGKFARIQFTPDLLPADLLGTMIYSQKKEEFQIKKGPIFANFVLADEINRSPAKVQSALLEAMQERQVTIGSETFPLPLPFLVMATQNPIEQEGTYPLPEAQVDRFMLKVVINYPKQEEEMQILRQNISNTFETVNAVVKPEDIIKAREVVREVYLDEKIEKYITDIVFASRYPAKFRMEKLEPMIAFGGSPRASISLALAAKAYAFIKRRGYVVPEDIRAVAHDVLRHRIGLTYEAEAENITSVDIINEILNTVEVP; from the coding sequence ATGATGCAAACAGATATTAGAGAATTGAATGAAAGAATTAGGTTAGAAAGTTCATTTATCGATGTTCTAAGCCTCGAAATGAATAAAGTAATTGTTGGGCAAAAGCACATGACCGAAAGTTTAATGATCGGTTTGCTCTCCAATGGTCACATTTTATTAGAAGGAGTTCCTGGTTTAGCTAAAACTTTAGCCATTACTACTCTATCAAAAGCTGTGGATGGGAAATTTGCCCGTATTCAGTTCACCCCTGACCTTTTACCTGCCGACCTTTTGGGTACTATGATTTATAGCCAGAAGAAAGAAGAGTTTCAAATTAAAAAAGGACCCATCTTCGCCAACTTCGTTTTGGCAGATGAAATCAATCGTAGTCCGGCAAAAGTTCAATCGGCGTTATTAGAAGCCATGCAGGAACGTCAAGTTACAATAGGCTCTGAGACTTTTCCTCTTCCCTTGCCATTCTTAGTAATGGCCACACAAAATCCTATTGAACAAGAAGGAACATATCCTTTACCTGAAGCTCAAGTGGATAGATTTATGCTGAAAGTAGTGATTAACTATCCTAAGCAAGAAGAAGAAATGCAAATTCTTCGTCAGAATATTTCCAACACTTTCGAAACGGTAAATGCAGTGGTTAAACCTGAGGATATTATCAAAGCTAGAGAAGTTGTAAGAGAAGTGTACTTGGATGAAAAGATTGAAAAGTATATCACCGATATCGTATTTGCCTCTCGTTATCCTGCCAAATTCCGCATGGAAAAACTAGAGCCCATGATTGCCTTTGGTGGTTCTCCGCGTGCAAGTATTAGCTTAGCCCTTGCTGCAAAAGCCTATGCCTTCATCAAAAGAAGAGGTTATGTGGTTCCAGAAGACATTAGAGCAGTAGCTCATGATGTATTGCGCCATAGAATTGGTTTAACTTACGAAGCGGAAGCTGAAAATATTACTTCTGTCGACATCATCAACGAAATCTTGAATACTGTTGAAGTACCTTAA
- a CDS encoding MFS transporter — translation MKLKFNIKEKLEIFPFAQLYLSLSIMFGTWVIYIPSIIEKLNMNEGQLGIALFFAAFGSVSSLPFGKKIVTSIGEGKSSLISILMVAIFISTLFISPSFYWLCFTMYLFGISSGIMQVAINSLVATVERERQINIMSTCHGFFSLGAMISAGFGTIIIVLLNNPLLHILLALASVILLQILFKKKYFHIVNKTQETESAPTRSAIKNKTLWLIGAIAIIGMVSEGAIADWSGLYLKDIAKTNMNYLGLGYAGFSLAMTIGRFSGDYLSSKFGAWQIILAGYVLALIGFSLVLLGHPLVSIVGFFTVGLGFSIIVPEVYRLSANIEGVNPASGIAFMAGVGYVGFLTGPVVLGFLAEHFGLQISFSVLLVSVFLGFILSIFIWARKRA, via the coding sequence ATGAAGCTCAAATTTAATATTAAAGAAAAGCTAGAGATATTTCCTTTTGCGCAATTATACCTATCTCTCAGTATTATGTTTGGTACATGGGTTATCTATATCCCAAGCATCATCGAAAAGCTAAATATGAATGAAGGACAGTTGGGAATCGCCTTGTTCTTTGCTGCATTTGGTTCGGTATCCTCTCTTCCATTTGGAAAAAAGATTGTGACATCAATTGGGGAAGGTAAATCGTCTTTAATAAGCATTTTAATGGTTGCTATTTTTATCAGCACCTTATTTATCTCCCCATCCTTTTATTGGCTTTGTTTTACCATGTATCTATTTGGAATCAGTTCTGGTATCATGCAAGTTGCCATCAACTCCTTAGTTGCCACCGTTGAAAGAGAAAGACAAATAAATATCATGTCCACTTGCCATGGATTCTTCAGCCTAGGTGCAATGATATCTGCTGGCTTTGGGACCATTATTATTGTCCTGCTCAATAATCCACTTTTACATATTCTTCTGGCTTTAGCTAGTGTCATACTCCTTCAAATTCTCTTCAAAAAGAAATACTTTCACATCGTTAATAAAACACAGGAGACCGAAAGTGCCCCAACAAGAAGCGCCATCAAAAACAAAACGCTGTGGCTTATTGGAGCCATTGCCATTATAGGAATGGTATCGGAAGGCGCCATTGCCGACTGGAGCGGCTTATATTTAAAAGACATCGCCAAGACCAATATGAATTACCTAGGGCTTGGTTATGCAGGATTTTCATTGGCCATGACCATCGGACGTTTTAGCGGTGACTATCTGAGTTCAAAATTTGGAGCATGGCAAATTATTCTTGCTGGATACGTTCTAGCTTTAATAGGTTTTTCATTGGTTTTATTAGGCCATCCCCTAGTTAGTATTGTTGGATTCTTCACCGTTGGATTAGGCTTCTCCATCATTGTACCCGAAGTATACCGTCTCTCTGCAAATATTGAAGGAGTAAATCCCGCCAGCGGTATCGCTTTTATGGCTGGCGTAGGCTATGTAGGCTTTTTAACTGGGCCTGTTGTTCTTGGATTTTTAGCAGAGCATTTTGGGCTTCAGATTAGTTTTAGTGTTTTATTAGTTTCCGTTTTTCTAGGTTTCATTTTAAGTATATTTATTTGGGCTAGAAAACGCGCTTGA
- a CDS encoding YncE family protein, which produces MKIDSIINLFLFLSIYLLTTSCQKEPVETIYFKLNNTSGVFITNEGNFMYGNASLSFYDIEKKRIYNHIFYARNSAPLGDVVQSMEIHNGQAFIVVNNSGKVYVADANTLEFTASITGLNSPRYIHFLNDQKAYITDLHAKAITIVNPSTYKKTGSIDVNNNNPNYYQHSTEQMIQYENLVFTNCWSFDNQILVIDSNTDQVIDSIEVPAQPSSMVMDKNNKIWVLCDGGYAESPYAHERPALVKIDAQSLEIEKLFRFDLEDNPSELCINGSQDTLYFINRHVFRMTTEEPQFPEVPFVESSYTGVYGGFYGLSIHPTSSQVYIADAIDYQQNGIIYRYHPQGHLLDSFKAGVNPGSFCFKME; this is translated from the coding sequence ATGAAAATTGATTCAATTATAAACCTCTTTTTATTTTTATCTATTTACCTTCTTACAACCTCATGTCAAAAGGAACCAGTAGAAACCATTTATTTCAAATTAAATAATACATCTGGAGTATTTATTACAAACGAAGGAAATTTCATGTATGGAAATGCCTCTTTGAGTTTTTATGATATTGAGAAAAAACGGATTTATAATCACATTTTTTATGCTAGAAACTCAGCTCCTTTAGGAGATGTAGTTCAATCTATGGAAATTCATAACGGACAAGCCTTTATCGTAGTCAACAATAGCGGTAAGGTATATGTTGCGGATGCTAATACTTTAGAGTTTACAGCTAGCATTACTGGTTTAAACTCTCCTCGTTATATTCACTTTCTCAACGACCAAAAAGCTTACATTACAGATTTACATGCCAAAGCCATCACTATTGTTAATCCTAGTACTTATAAGAAAACTGGCAGCATTGATGTGAACAACAATAATCCTAATTACTACCAACACAGTACCGAACAAATGATTCAATATGAGAATTTGGTTTTTACGAATTGTTGGTCTTTTGATAATCAAATTTTAGTTATCGATAGCAATACTGATCAAGTTATAGATTCCATAGAAGTTCCGGCTCAACCCAGTAGCATGGTGATGGACAAGAATAATAAAATCTGGGTTTTATGCGATGGTGGATATGCCGAAAGTCCTTATGCACACGAAAGGCCAGCTCTAGTAAAAATTGATGCTCAAAGCTTAGAAATCGAAAAGCTTTTTCGATTTGATTTAGAAGACAACCCTTCCGAATTATGTATTAATGGAAGCCAAGACACGCTTTACTTCATCAATCGCCATGTATTTAGAATGACCACAGAGGAGCCTCAGTTTCCAGAAGTCCCTTTTGTAGAAAGTAGTTATACTGGAGTTTATGGAGGCTTTTATGGCTTGTCCATCCACCCCACCTCTTCACAAGTTTATATTGCAGATGCCATAGATTATCAACAAAACGGAATTATTTATAGATACCATCCTCAAGGTCATCTGTTGGATTCTTTTAAAGCTGGCGTGAACCCTGGAAGTTTTTGTTTTAAGATGGAATAA